A window of the Gemmatimonadota bacterium genome harbors these coding sequences:
- a CDS encoding uridine kinase, with protein sequence MNEKSDVRPIVLGISGGSAAGKTTFTDMLADRLADFGPVVLNQDSYFRDWSALPEDEIKRTANHPRAVLWEPLIAHVKCLREGQAIEVPPPGTRAFRRGDDPQKVVPERLIIVEGHLIFSQEALRALLDIKLFLDVDTHERVLRRMLRNTSSGMSLKDAVAWYRRDVVLNYRVYTEPTREYADLIVPFEGDVQIAVDVVANGIRRMIVDGKGFNR encoded by the coding sequence ATGAATGAGAAAAGTGACGTCAGGCCCATAGTGCTCGGTATTTCGGGGGGATCCGCCGCGGGCAAGACGACTTTTACGGATATGCTGGCCGATAGGCTCGCAGATTTTGGACCTGTTGTGCTCAATCAGGATAGCTATTTCCGCGATTGGTCAGCGCTGCCAGAAGACGAGATCAAGCGAACGGCAAACCATCCGCGGGCTGTGCTGTGGGAGCCTTTGATCGCACATGTGAAATGTCTGCGCGAAGGGCAGGCGATTGAAGTTCCGCCGCCCGGTACGCGGGCTTTTCGGCGGGGGGATGATCCCCAAAAGGTCGTGCCTGAGAGACTAATTATTGTGGAGGGGCACTTGATTTTTTCGCAAGAGGCGCTGAGGGCTTTGCTGGATATCAAGCTATTTTTGGATGTGGATACACACGAGCGGGTGCTCAGGCGTATGTTGCGCAATACGTCGAGTGGGATGTCGCTAAAAGATGCGGTGGCATGGTATCGCCGGGATGTTGTGCTCAATTATCGCGTCTATACGGAGCCGACGAGAGAGTACGCGGATTTGATTGTACCGTTTGAAGGGGATGTGCAAATAGCAGTCGATGTTGTGGCAAATGGCATACGCAGGATGATTGTGGATGGGAAGGGTTTCAATAGATAG
- a CDS encoding DEAD/DEAH box helicase family protein, whose amino-acid sequence MQEFHNEADTRAKLIDPALHQRGWSEDKIKREETPGAVDIVDGKPHKRSQGRIDYTLRARVNSDTQPVALALIEAKSEQFSPGHGLQQGKEYAAATKRLNVQFVFSTNGHQVVEYDRITGETTDPYPISKFPTPDDLRKRYENAQGFSLNDDEAKPLLVSYPGGEATRRYYQDAAIRATFEKLARCEKSGEAKRVLLSLATGAGKTFIAVHLLKRIADAGQLRKALFVCDRDELLTQALGAFQNVFGADAAAVSSGNPQKKRE is encoded by the coding sequence ATGCAAGAATTTCATAACGAAGCCGATACGCGAGCCAAGCTGATTGACCCCGCGCTGCATCAAAGGGGTTGGAGTGAGGACAAAATTAAGCGAGAAGAGACACCAGGTGCCGTTGATATCGTAGATGGTAAACCGCACAAACGCTCTCAGGGACGCATTGATTACACCCTTCGGGCTCGCGTGAACTCGGACACGCAACCAGTGGCTCTGGCATTGATTGAAGCAAAATCTGAGCAATTCTCTCCGGGACATGGCCTTCAGCAAGGGAAAGAATATGCAGCGGCGACCAAAAGACTCAATGTCCAGTTTGTATTTTCCACCAATGGGCATCAGGTTGTTGAATATGACCGCATAACAGGCGAAACCACAGATCCTTATCCAATCTCTAAATTTCCCACACCCGACGACCTGCGTAAACGCTATGAAAATGCTCAGGGCTTCTCCTTAAACGACGACGAAGCCAAACCCTTGCTCGTGTCCTATCCCGGTGGTGAAGCCACGCGCCGCTATTATCAGGACGCAGCCATTCGCGCCACATTTGAAAAACTCGCCCGATGCGAAAAAAGCGGCGAAGCCAAACGCGTCTTGCTATCTCTCGCAACGGGTGCAGGCAAGACATTTATCGCCGTACACCTGCTCAAACGCATCGCCGATGCCGGGCAACTACGCAAAGCATTATTCGTCTGTGACCGCGACGAACTGCTTACCCAGGCACTCGGCGCATTTCAAAATGTGTTCGGCGCAGATGCCGCAGCCGTGTCCAGCGGCAATCCGCAGAAAAAACGCGAGTGA
- a CDS encoding UPF0175 family protein codes for MSLVTVTLDADLAVLLQELNQPIQETAREMIVLELYRRGSISSGKAAQLLDMSRWEFIQHASQLGIAFFNLNAEEWKRERLQADEL; via the coding sequence GTGTCACTCGTCACAGTAACTCTTGATGCTGATCTGGCAGTTCTATTACAGGAACTTAATCAGCCTATTCAAGAAACGGCTCGTGAAATGATTGTTCTGGAGCTATATCGCCGAGGCAGCATATCCAGTGGCAAAGCGGCTCAATTATTGGACATGTCACGCTGGGAATTTATTCAGCATGCATCTCAGTTGGGTATTGCTTTTTTTAATCTCAATGCGGAGGAATGGAAACGCGAACGACTTCAGGCTGATGAGCTATGA
- a CDS encoding DUF3368 domain-containing protein has protein sequence MSDLPVISNASPLIALAQIDHLDLMKQLFQTIVIPPTVVEEISPTVSIPNWIEQHELSQPISPFILRSSLGSGECETISLALEIQARLVILDERPGRRLAHRLRLPVIGTLGVLLSAKRKGLLPTIRPLIDGLLACDFRVSTDLYEQILIDADETE, from the coding sequence ATGAGTGATTTGCCCGTCATATCCAATGCAAGTCCATTGATTGCTTTGGCGCAAATAGATCATCTCGACCTTATGAAACAGCTTTTCCAGACAATTGTCATTCCTCCAACTGTTGTAGAAGAAATCTCACCGACTGTAAGTATTCCCAACTGGATTGAACAACATGAGTTGTCGCAGCCTATTAGTCCATTTATCCTACGATCTTCATTGGGATCAGGAGAATGTGAAACAATTAGCCTGGCTTTAGAAATACAAGCGCGATTGGTTATCCTGGATGAACGTCCCGGACGTAGATTGGCTCACAGGTTGAGACTGCCTGTCATTGGCACATTGGGGGTTCTGCTATCAGCGAAGCGCAAAGGTCTATTGCCAACCATTAGGCCGTTGATAGATGGATTACTGGCCTGCGACTTTCGCGTCTCTACTGATCTGTATGAACAGATACTTATTGATGCTGATGAGACGGAGTAA
- a CDS encoding LD-carboxypeptidase, translated as MNNTIKPPRLKPGDTVGIASPAASFFAFTNNWLSRAQAALEDLGLKVQLANNTRHQREHLNPAPQLRVDDLHDLFADPNIKAIFCLSGGSGTNALLPLLDWDLIARSPKILMGYSANTALLLGIYARLNMVTFHGPTLLNGLSEYPKPLSYTLQKIKDVLFTPTAPGPLEAPETWTDDAPSEDSPRKMKNNSGWHWLKGGRAQGPLIGGNLHTLPILASTPFWPSFHGKILYLEEVNMGNTVLMYAEEALAQCQQIGLFEEISGLIMGKMNNLSEAQEELFQALIDHYTSAFDFSILTQVDIGHTSPQMILPNGITATLDSEQNLFSIDEAAVV; from the coding sequence GTGAATAACACGATCAAACCACCGAGATTAAAACCGGGTGATACTGTGGGCATCGCCTCGCCCGCTGCCTCATTTTTTGCTTTTACTAACAATTGGCTTTCCCGTGCCCAGGCAGCCCTTGAAGATCTCGGTTTGAAAGTTCAATTAGCGAATAACACACGCCATCAACGCGAACATTTGAATCCAGCCCCCCAATTGCGTGTCGATGATCTCCACGACCTATTTGCTGACCCGAACATCAAAGCGATTTTTTGTCTCTCAGGAGGATCTGGTACCAATGCACTCCTTCCCTTGCTCGACTGGGATTTGATTGCGCGTTCTCCCAAGATATTGATGGGATACAGCGCGAATACAGCTCTGCTACTCGGCATCTACGCACGTCTCAATATGGTTACTTTCCACGGTCCAACCCTGCTCAACGGTCTCAGCGAATATCCAAAACCCTTGAGTTATACACTTCAAAAAATAAAAGATGTCCTGTTTACACCAACCGCCCCGGGACCATTGGAAGCACCGGAGACCTGGACAGATGACGCGCCCAGTGAAGACAGCCCACGCAAAATGAAAAATAATTCTGGATGGCATTGGCTCAAAGGTGGCAGAGCGCAGGGACCTCTTATAGGTGGCAATCTCCATACCCTGCCGATATTGGCCAGTACTCCATTTTGGCCTTCATTTCACGGTAAAATTCTTTATCTGGAAGAGGTCAATATGGGAAACACGGTTCTTATGTATGCCGAGGAAGCCCTTGCACAATGCCAGCAGATTGGTCTTTTTGAGGAAATTTCTGGTTTGATCATGGGGAAAATGAACAACCTCTCTGAAGCACAGGAAGAGTTATTTCAAGCGTTGATCGATCATTATACATCGGCATTTGATTTTTCCATCCTGACACAAGTAGATATCGGGCATACGAGTCCTCAAATGATTCTTCCAAATGGGATCACAGCGACGCTTGACTCTGAACAAAATCTCTTTTCCATAGATGAAGCGGCGGTTGTCTGA
- a CDS encoding Panacea domain-containing protein gives MSDTIMVDTSLLDIPEFNERRTTQVAALLAHYSGGQISVYKLVKLIYLIDRTSLERRGRPVTFDRPYNLPFGPTPSHTYDLVCKPWEGEYWSQYFSRSQGYIIKLIKDDISSDELSQAQLDLINDVFKKFGNKSFRQLKNYLHSLPEFDDPGGSSNPIDWNTLLKATGWSDEDLITIRQEFDAKAKFENMLKNMENDNTR, from the coding sequence ATGTCTGATACTATCATGGTTGATACAAGTCTATTAGATATTCCTGAGTTTAATGAGCGCAGGACAACGCAAGTTGCTGCTTTACTTGCACATTATTCTGGCGGTCAAATTAGCGTGTATAAACTTGTCAAATTGATATACCTCATTGATAGAACCTCTTTGGAGCGTCGTGGTCGTCCCGTGACTTTTGACCGTCCGTATAATCTACCATTTGGGCCAACGCCAAGTCATACATACGATCTTGTTTGCAAACCCTGGGAGGGCGAATACTGGTCTCAATATTTTTCCAGATCACAAGGGTATATTATTAAACTAATTAAAGACGATATAAGCAGTGATGAACTATCACAAGCACAACTTGATCTGATAAATGATGTATTTAAAAAATTTGGAAATAAATCCTTTAGACAATTAAAGAACTACCTGCACTCTCTACCAGAGTTTGATGATCCAGGGGGTTCATCTAATCCCATAGATTGGAATACCTTGCTTAAAGCTACGGGATGGTCTGACGAGGATTTAATAACAATCAGGCAAGAATTTGACGCAAAAGCAAAGTTTGAAAATATGCTTAAAAATATGGAGAATGATAATACGAGATAA
- a CDS encoding serine hydrolase — MTCFLKRSLFALLAVFLSIHPIFAAEIPQGDPAELGFSAEGLAKIQPAMQALVDSGKFAGVLTLIARKGKIVHFETAGLRDRELNKPMTEDTLFRIYSMTKPVTSVAIMMLYEEGKLKMDDPVSKFIPEFADTKVYTGGGTESPVLVSLEREITIANLLTHTSGLTYGIFGQTSVDTLYRIADLYSIRSNVEYAQKVAQLPLRFQPGTRWLYSVATDILGRVVEVASGMSLGEFFSQRIFVPLEMVDTGFYVPEEKRDRMATLYGKDDEGNFRVRNRQSNMRRDARESGGGGLVSTARDYLRFSQMLLNGGALYGTRILKPETIQLMTANHLPETARYRHRRRKSDGFGYGFSVIVDETETAWEDRNGTFYWSGIAKTHFWIDPQNEMISMVWTQLRGSGNITRPFQPLVYKALAE; from the coding sequence ATGACGTGCTTTCTAAAACGTAGCCTGTTTGCTCTGCTGGCTGTTTTTCTGTCCATACACCCGATTTTTGCTGCTGAAATTCCCCAGGGGGATCCCGCAGAGTTGGGGTTTTCTGCAGAAGGTCTTGCGAAGATTCAGCCCGCAATGCAAGCGCTCGTGGATTCTGGGAAGTTTGCTGGTGTTTTGACGCTGATCGCCCGAAAGGGCAAGATTGTGCATTTTGAGACTGCGGGTTTGCGGGATCGGGAATTGAATAAGCCGATGACGGAGGATACGCTTTTTCGCATTTATTCTATGACCAAACCGGTTACCAGTGTTGCGATTATGATGCTCTACGAAGAGGGCAAGCTGAAGATGGACGATCCGGTGTCTAAGTTTATTCCCGAGTTTGCCGATACAAAGGTCTATACGGGTGGCGGGACCGAGAGTCCCGTTCTGGTGTCGCTCGAGCGCGAGATAACGATTGCGAATTTGCTCACGCATACGTCTGGTTTGACGTATGGCATTTTTGGACAGACATCGGTTGATACGCTTTATCGGATTGCTGATTTGTATTCGATTAGATCAAATGTCGAATATGCCCAGAAGGTGGCCCAGCTTCCCCTGCGTTTTCAGCCCGGCACGCGATGGCTCTACAGCGTGGCGACTGATATCCTCGGTCGCGTGGTTGAGGTTGCTTCGGGTATGTCTTTGGGAGAGTTTTTCTCGCAGCGCATTTTTGTGCCTTTGGAGATGGTCGATACGGGTTTTTACGTGCCAGAGGAGAAGCGCGATCGCATGGCTACGCTGTATGGAAAGGACGATGAGGGCAATTTCAGGGTGCGCAACCGTCAGAGCAATATGCGGCGCGATGCACGGGAGTCCGGTGGTGGTGGGTTGGTGAGTACGGCTCGGGATTATCTCCGTTTTTCCCAGATGTTGCTCAATGGGGGTGCGTTGTACGGTACGCGTATTTTGAAGCCGGAGACGATTCAGCTTATGACGGCTAATCATTTACCCGAGACGGCACGTTACCGACACCGTCGGCGCAAGAGCGATGGTTTTGGGTACGGTTTTTCTGTGATTGTGGATGAGACGGAGACGGCGTGGGAGGATAGGAATGGGACGTTTTACTGGTCGGGTATTGCCAAGACGCATTTTTGGATTGATCCGCAAAATGAGATGATTTCTATGGTGTGGACCCAGTTGCGCGGATCGGGCAATATTACGCGGCCTTTCCAGCCTCTGGTTTACAAGGCGCTTGCGGAGTAG
- a CDS encoding aminotransferase class I/II-fold pyridoxal phosphate-dependent enzyme — translation MNLETQLIHAGEEEKKYEGAVALPVFQSATFSYSSEDSYHDIKYLRLNNTPNHTVVHEKLAQIAGGEAAVVTASGMAAITTALLTVLKKGDHLLAQNCLYGGTRVFLARDIADFGIDVDFVSGNAPHEWEKLIRPETRAIYVETMSNPLLEVADLPSVVAFAQTHNLISMIDNTFASPVNFRPLQIGFDLSLHSCTKYLNGHSDIVAGCAIGSHDLITRIVHRLNIMGGCLDPHACSLLLRGMKTLVLRVEKQNENALALASFLENHSAVERVNYPGSPSHPQYNCAKKLFKGCGGVLSFEIAGDSRIADAVISKLQLPISAPSLGGIETLITRPVQTSHSGLTEEERRDAGISERLIRVAVGIEAAEDLCADFEQALRGV, via the coding sequence ATGAACCTTGAAACACAACTAATCCACGCAGGTGAAGAAGAAAAAAAATACGAAGGCGCAGTTGCGCTACCCGTATTTCAGAGCGCCACATTTTCATATAGCAGTGAAGACAGTTATCACGACATAAAATATCTTCGCCTGAACAACACCCCCAATCACACCGTAGTCCATGAAAAATTGGCACAAATTGCGGGCGGAGAAGCCGCCGTAGTCACCGCATCGGGCATGGCAGCAATAACCACCGCTCTATTGACAGTATTAAAAAAAGGCGACCACCTCCTCGCACAAAATTGCCTCTACGGCGGAACGCGAGTCTTTTTGGCACGCGACATCGCCGACTTCGGGATCGACGTGGATTTCGTATCCGGAAACGCGCCACATGAATGGGAAAAACTCATCCGCCCCGAAACCCGCGCCATCTATGTCGAAACCATGAGCAACCCCCTCCTGGAAGTCGCCGACCTCCCATCCGTCGTCGCCTTTGCCCAAACCCACAACCTCATCTCCATGATCGACAACACCTTTGCATCCCCGGTAAACTTCCGCCCCCTGCAAATCGGCTTTGACCTCTCCTTGCACAGCTGCACAAAATATCTGAACGGACATTCGGATATCGTCGCTGGCTGCGCAATTGGATCGCACGATCTAATCACCCGCATAGTGCATCGACTGAACATCATGGGCGGCTGCCTGGACCCACACGCCTGCTCTCTGTTACTACGCGGCATGAAAACACTCGTCTTGCGCGTAGAAAAACAAAACGAAAACGCACTCGCACTCGCTTCTTTCCTGGAAAACCATTCCGCAGTAGAACGCGTAAATTACCCTGGCTCACCCAGCCACCCGCAATACAACTGTGCAAAAAAGCTATTTAAAGGATGTGGTGGCGTATTGAGCTTTGAAATAGCCGGCGACAGCCGCATAGCCGACGCAGTAATATCGAAACTACAACTGCCAATCTCCGCGCCCAGTCTGGGCGGCATCGAAACACTCATCACCCGCCCCGTACAAACATCGCACTCCGGACTCACTGAAGAGGAACGCCGCGACGCGGGAATCTCCGAGCGACTGATCCGCGTGGCAGTCGGTATTGAAGCAGCAGAGGACCTATGCGCGGACTTTGAGCAAGCTCTGAGAGGTGTATAG
- a CDS encoding carbon-nitrogen hydrolase family protein: MPDKIKIGMLKAMPEKWDVAKNWAIFEKQFETHGGETDVFITPECFLDGYAVTEKNWTAERFAKVAQDVEQSAYIQQVCEMARASRTHIVFGYTEKRAGYFYNTAILVNRAGKIVGTYYKTHLQSHDHRFVRGDNLPVFDLDIGTVGMVICADRRWPESIRTLRLKGAKICLMPTYGMWHEENEWWMRTRSYENQMFVCFTHPNVALITDPHGKIAAKLQSNVPDVLIHKIDLKDASDENHLSDRRPELYGVMGKVDHWSQQPEFSSPTYGGK, encoded by the coding sequence ATGCCTGATAAAATCAAAATTGGAATGCTGAAAGCCATGCCAGAAAAGTGGGATGTCGCAAAGAATTGGGCGATATTTGAAAAACAATTTGAGACACATGGGGGAGAGACAGATGTATTCATAACCCCGGAATGCTTCCTGGACGGATATGCAGTAACCGAAAAAAATTGGACCGCAGAGCGCTTTGCCAAAGTCGCCCAGGACGTAGAGCAAAGCGCGTACATCCAACAGGTATGCGAAATGGCACGCGCATCGCGCACCCACATCGTTTTTGGATACACTGAAAAACGCGCGGGATATTTTTACAATACCGCTATATTGGTAAACCGCGCGGGAAAAATTGTCGGCACATATTACAAAACGCATCTACAATCGCACGATCACCGTTTTGTGCGCGGCGATAACCTGCCCGTATTCGACCTCGACATTGGCACCGTGGGCATGGTCATTTGTGCGGACCGCCGATGGCCCGAATCGATTCGCACATTGCGCCTCAAAGGCGCGAAAATCTGTCTCATGCCGACCTATGGCATGTGGCATGAAGAAAATGAATGGTGGATGCGCACGCGATCCTATGAAAATCAGATGTTCGTCTGCTTCACGCATCCCAACGTAGCCCTGATCACAGACCCGCACGGCAAGATCGCGGCAAAATTGCAATCCAACGTACCCGACGTGTTAATCCACAAAATCGATCTCAAAGACGCATCGGATGAAAACCATCTCAGCGACCGGCGTCCCGAACTCTACGGAGTAATGGGAAAAGTTGACCACTGGTCACAGCAGCCCGAATTTTCATCGCCCACCTACGGAGGGAAATAA
- a CDS encoding Gfo/Idh/MocA family oxidoreductase — protein sequence MYRIGLIGNRAHQNSYGPIWHEREDCEIVAAAEHHEGKGKALSQLYGLKVAQDYDTVLEDPNVDIVSICTDFYLKRTLIKKALDCGKHVLVDKAIARTVVEAREIADTVAGASNKVLLTYPTRFSPAMIRLKEALDRSEYGHISAYAHNSVKQFFGDLMAYVSYPTPAVQNGGGELMNLGSHTVDALLWFFGMPNRVSCQMQNLYFEEYEQFGTEDIATLWCEYPDFTAALAVGRSKARSEDATFDCVNITGEGAWVQVDRMGYSVNGQLVDTPPPRAAGLAACVSHLIDCIEQDAKPVTSAEDGLSVALLTTAAYQSAHTGEPVTLPLQNEQHPLIDAEDHVVNRLLD from the coding sequence ATGTATCGCATTGGACTAATTGGCAATCGGGCGCACCAGAATAGTTACGGCCCGATTTGGCATGAACGAGAAGATTGTGAAATCGTCGCAGCGGCAGAGCACCATGAAGGCAAAGGCAAAGCACTATCTCAACTCTACGGCCTTAAAGTCGCACAAGACTACGACACAGTTCTGGAAGATCCGAACGTGGATATCGTCTCCATCTGCACGGACTTTTATCTCAAGCGCACCCTGATCAAAAAAGCACTCGACTGTGGCAAACATGTCCTGGTCGATAAAGCCATCGCGCGAACCGTTGTCGAAGCCAGAGAAATAGCCGATACTGTTGCTGGCGCATCAAATAAAGTCCTGTTAACCTATCCCACGCGGTTTTCACCCGCGATGATAAGACTCAAAGAAGCCCTTGACCGGAGCGAATACGGACATATCTCCGCGTATGCCCACAACAGCGTAAAACAATTTTTTGGCGACCTCATGGCTTATGTAAGCTATCCGACGCCAGCCGTACAAAATGGTGGGGGTGAACTGATGAATTTGGGCAGCCATACCGTGGATGCCCTGCTCTGGTTTTTTGGCATGCCCAACAGGGTGAGTTGCCAAATGCAAAATCTCTACTTTGAGGAATACGAGCAATTTGGCACAGAAGACATCGCCACGCTCTGGTGTGAATATCCCGATTTTACAGCAGCGCTCGCCGTGGGGCGATCAAAGGCACGAAGCGAAGATGCCACATTCGATTGCGTCAACATCACGGGAGAAGGCGCGTGGGTCCAGGTAGATCGCATGGGATATTCCGTCAACGGACAACTCGTCGATACACCACCGCCCAGAGCAGCGGGATTGGCGGCCTGTGTGTCGCATCTCATCGACTGCATCGAGCAAGACGCAAAACCCGTCACCAGTGCAGAAGACGGACTATCCGTTGCCCTGCTCACAACAGCCGCCTATCAATCCGCACATACAGGCGAACCAGTCACCTTGCCCTTGCAAAATGAGCAACACCCTTTAATTGACGCAGAAGACCACGTCGTTAACCGTTTACTGGATTAA
- a CDS encoding Gfo/Idh/MocA family oxidoreductase, translating to MNTYRAVIVGLTGIGASRPHETRGPVFGAMPPSHASAYHKHAQTEVVGVCDLRQEVLDDFCERWGDVWPDVNTYTDFREMLDKEQPDLVSVVTSDHAHADITVAAAEGSAQAILCEKPIATTMEDADRMIAAAEANNVPLSIEHTRRWYPSYLQAREMIRSGEMGRLRTIVCDQFGTRAMMFRNGTHMIDMMCFFAEANPEWLVGELEPGFEHFTEYKGDGGHDPATDPYASAYIHFDNDVRAFYNCHKMAFNGSKFSLTCENGRIEISDQKFEVITPQEPRWWSHAAVPVEPYISIRQIGAVSELIHVLENGGTLVSPAREARKTLQIMLGILDSHHAGNVRVDL from the coding sequence ATGAATACATACCGCGCTGTAATCGTAGGCTTGACGGGCATTGGTGCCAGCCGCCCGCACGAAACGAGAGGACCTGTTTTCGGTGCCATGCCACCGTCTCACGCATCGGCCTATCATAAACACGCACAAACAGAAGTCGTCGGCGTATGCGACCTGCGCCAGGAGGTACTGGATGACTTCTGCGAGCGATGGGGCGACGTCTGGCCCGATGTGAACACGTACACCGATTTCAGGGAAATGCTGGACAAAGAGCAGCCCGACCTCGTCAGTGTCGTGACATCTGATCACGCACACGCCGACATCACAGTCGCAGCCGCCGAAGGATCGGCACAGGCAATCCTGTGTGAAAAACCCATTGCCACAACCATGGAAGACGCCGACCGCATGATCGCAGCCGCCGAAGCAAATAACGTACCGCTCTCGATAGAACACACGCGCCGCTGGTATCCGAGTTATCTACAAGCACGGGAAATGATTCGATCCGGCGAAATGGGCCGCTTGCGAACCATCGTCTGCGACCAATTCGGAACGCGCGCCATGATGTTCCGCAACGGCACGCACATGATCGACATGATGTGCTTTTTTGCCGAAGCAAACCCCGAATGGCTGGTCGGCGAACTGGAACCCGGATTCGAGCACTTCACCGAATACAAAGGCGATGGCGGACACGATCCAGCAACAGACCCTTATGCATCGGCATACATCCATTTTGACAATGACGTACGTGCATTTTACAACTGCCACAAAATGGCGTTTAACGGATCGAAATTTTCTCTAACCTGTGAAAATGGACGGATTGAAATCTCAGATCAAAAATTTGAGGTTATTACCCCACAAGAACCGCGCTGGTGGTCGCATGCAGCAGTCCCCGTAGAACCCTATATATCGATCCGACAAATTGGCGCAGTCTCGGAACTCATCCACGTTTTGGAAAACGGCGGCACACTCGTATCGCCTGCACGCGAAGCCAGAAAAACACTTCAGATCATGCTCGGCATACTGGACTCCCATCACGCGGGCAATGTGCGCGTTGATCTATAA
- a CDS encoding ornithine cyclodeaminase family protein, translating into MTDKHRIECLFLSQEDLLQAGCLDIRLAMSAAENAMLAYQKNDILFPEKVVQIFNEDTQERINCLPATLLPEKICGAKWVSVFPFNPEKYGQQNLSAVFILSEIEKGYPIAFMDGTLCSNMRVGAMGGIAARHFARPDSRSIAFIGAGEQAKMHLIAMKTVFPGLEECRVSAKHDHEEQQFIDEMATLFRDMRFSAAHTNAQRAIEGADILVTATSAQAPLLKAAWIKPGTFYSHIGGWEDEYDVARQCDKIVCDDWETVKHRTQTLSRMYKDGQLSDEDIYANLVEVVSGEKGGRETPEERAYFNAVGLAYVDVAIAYAMYQRAREAGKGRMSSIQETMIFQHENLSDWIRL; encoded by the coding sequence ATGACGGATAAGCATCGCATCGAATGTCTCTTCCTCTCGCAAGAAGACCTTCTGCAAGCCGGATGCCTGGACATACGGCTGGCCATGAGCGCGGCTGAAAACGCCATGCTCGCCTACCAAAAAAACGACATCCTTTTTCCAGAAAAAGTAGTTCAGATTTTCAATGAAGACACTCAAGAACGCATTAACTGCCTGCCGGCAACCCTCTTGCCCGAAAAGATATGCGGGGCTAAATGGGTATCCGTATTCCCGTTCAATCCCGAGAAATACGGACAGCAGAACCTCTCTGCGGTCTTCATCCTATCCGAGATCGAGAAAGGCTACCCCATTGCCTTTATGGACGGCACCCTGTGTTCGAATATGCGCGTGGGTGCGATGGGTGGCATTGCCGCCAGGCATTTCGCAAGACCGGATTCCAGGAGCATTGCCTTCATTGGAGCAGGGGAGCAGGCCAAGATGCACTTGATCGCCATGAAAACGGTATTTCCAGGCCTTGAGGAGTGCCGGGTTTCTGCCAAGCATGACCACGAAGAGCAGCAGTTCATCGACGAAATGGCGACACTCTTTCGAGACATGCGTTTTTCCGCCGCCCATACAAATGCACAGCGGGCCATAGAGGGCGCCGATATTCTCGTCACAGCCACGAGCGCACAAGCCCCGCTTCTCAAAGCGGCATGGATAAAGCCCGGCACTTTCTACAGCCATATCGGCGGCTGGGAGGACGAATATGACGTGGCGAGACAATGCGATAAAATTGTGTGCGACGATTGGGAAACCGTAAAGCACAGAACGCAAACGCTCAGTCGTATGTATAAAGATGGACAACTCTCGGACGAGGACATTTACGCGAACCTCGTCGAAGTCGTCTCCGGAGAAAAAGGAGGAAGAGAGACCCCCGAAGAACGGGCCTACTTCAACGCAGTTGGCCTGGCCTATGTCGATGTGGCTATTGCATACGCGATGTACCAACGAGCCAGAGAAGCGGGAAAAGGACGGATGTCGAGCATCCAGGAGACCATGATCTTCCAGCACGAGAACCTATCAGATTGGATCCGGCTGTAG